The following are encoded in a window of Methylicorpusculum oleiharenae genomic DNA:
- a CDS encoding DEAD/DEAH box helicase: MASTVEEIEAIVRQAISTGFRGRLLERGLARSMIWVDGVLPDGAPNFAEKLSYDLLSYGYSLLSLGIRLRELNGDIDLCRAAFEKSATAITDVIHNGNPNDSEKGFHKILAASAYHLGRFSAKAYSLIHSGIESENLSRMEKMLSLLILRQFDKLETSILEWKTSGLGSDVSLAEKLESEINQFNENINIEGQSEDFGIGAIELPVVDLAITDNYYSAIFEFLFALETGNAVLHDGAISRIDNSLSICSELNMLPQWWVLRITKHLLNDLWESSFHKVIPITPHQEHSQDWALLRWLFIASLFKRNKAEIDLWPSQLEGARRAVEDLDDLVVSLPTSAGKTRIAELCILRCLAIGKRVLFITPLRALSAQTETSLRRTFLPLGKSVSSLYGSIGTSDFEQDVLRTQDIVVGTPEKLDFALRNDPSLIDDVGLVVLDEGHMIGLNEREISYEVQIQRLLKRADANQRRIVCLSAILPDGDQFDDFVGWLRQDKEGGAVQSDWRPTDLRFGEIVWQANTGRINFTIGEEKPFIPGYIQPFVPPLPNPGTLSVRIVVASKIL, encoded by the coding sequence ATGGCCTCGACGGTTGAGGAAATTGAAGCGATTGTCCGACAAGCGATCTCGACAGGTTTCAGAGGCAGATTACTTGAGCGTGGTCTAGCGCGTTCAATGATTTGGGTTGATGGTGTATTGCCTGATGGTGCTCCAAACTTTGCAGAAAAGCTAAGTTATGACCTTCTTTCTTATGGCTATTCACTACTGTCGCTCGGGATTCGGCTAAGGGAATTAAATGGCGATATTGATTTATGTCGGGCAGCGTTCGAAAAATCTGCCACAGCAATAACGGATGTTATACACAATGGCAACCCTAATGATTCAGAAAAAGGGTTTCATAAGATTTTGGCAGCCTCTGCATATCATTTAGGCCGATTTTCAGCCAAAGCGTATTCGTTGATTCATAGCGGTATTGAAAGCGAAAACTTAAGCCGTATGGAAAAAATGCTTTCATTACTGATTTTAAGGCAGTTTGATAAGCTGGAAACCTCGATTTTAGAATGGAAAACCTCTGGTCTTGGCTCAGATGTATCCTTAGCAGAAAAACTAGAATCTGAAATCAATCAATTTAACGAGAATATTAATATCGAGGGACAGTCTGAAGATTTTGGTATAGGTGCAATCGAATTGCCTGTAGTCGATCTAGCTATAACTGATAATTATTATTCCGCCATTTTTGAGTTTCTATTCGCACTGGAAACAGGTAACGCTGTATTACATGATGGTGCAATAAGCCGAATTGACAATAGTTTGTCTATTTGTAGTGAACTCAATATGCTGCCGCAGTGGTGGGTATTGAGGATAACCAAGCACCTGTTAAATGATTTATGGGAATCAAGCTTTCATAAGGTTATCCCTATCACACCTCATCAAGAGCATAGTCAAGATTGGGCATTGCTTCGTTGGTTATTTATAGCATCTTTGTTTAAGCGTAATAAGGCAGAAATTGATCTTTGGCCTTCTCAACTTGAAGGCGCTAGACGTGCAGTTGAAGACCTTGATGATCTTGTCGTTTCACTACCCACTAGTGCGGGCAAAACTCGCATCGCTGAACTATGTATTCTCCGCTGTTTGGCAATTGGAAAACGAGTCCTATTTATTACACCTCTCAGGGCATTATCAGCGCAAACGGAGACTTCATTGCGAAGAACATTTCTGCCTTTAGGTAAATCAGTTTCATCGCTTTATGGCAGTATTGGAACAAGCGACTTTGAGCAAGATGTATTAAGAACTCAAGACATAGTGGTGGGTACGCCAGAAAAATTAGATTTTGCTTTAAGAAATGATCCTTCGTTAATAGATGATGTTGGTCTAGTAGTTTTAGATGAAGGCCATATGATAGGCCTAAACGAACGAGAAATAAGTTATGAGGTGCAGATTCAGCGCCTGTTAAAACGTGCCGACGCAAATCAAAGAAGGATTGTTTGCCTTTCAGCGATTTTACCAGATGGCGATCAGTTTGATGATTTTGTTGGCTGGTTAAGGCAGGACAAGGAAGGTGGAGCTGTACAATCTGATTGGCGACCAACAGATTTAAGGTTCGGCGAGATTGTTTGGCAAGCGAACACAGGTCGAATCAATTTTACTATTGGCGAAGAAAAGCCTTTTATTCCTGGTTATATACAACCCTTTGTGCCGCCTTTACCCAATCCCGGAACCCTCAGTGTCAGGATAGTTGTCGCCTCTAAAATTTTATAG
- a CDS encoding Hachiman antiphage defense system protein HamA, whose translation MLNITNKSEVSSENSHGHTFCVIKLKPEEFDSLVSELVDLLPTHYVAPESIADILNRLGKGAAAKKLRDKIPTVKNIRSGDVGEVMTTDYIEEFTNFKVPIRKLRWRDHRDMAMRGDDVIGIYVNQENQSVRFLKAEAKANRGLNRDVLGKARKELDNDEGLPAPHALGFVIDRLKESGNNQLADLIEKMQLVNGIRENQVEHLLFTFTASDPATLQKEAFESYDGNIKQTSVGFRVNNHQELISKVYQGVMDGLDG comes from the coding sequence TTGTTAAACATAACGAACAAATCCGAAGTATCTAGTGAAAATTCTCATGGACATACTTTTTGTGTTATCAAATTAAAACCGGAAGAGTTTGACAGTCTTGTTTCAGAATTAGTTGATTTGTTGCCAACTCACTATGTTGCCCCAGAATCAATAGCGGACATTCTCAATCGGCTTGGCAAAGGTGCGGCTGCAAAAAAGCTAAGGGATAAAATACCTACGGTAAAGAATATACGTTCAGGTGATGTGGGTGAAGTAATGACAACTGACTACATTGAAGAATTTACCAATTTTAAAGTGCCAATTCGGAAACTTCGGTGGCGTGATCACCGCGATATGGCGATGCGAGGGGATGATGTTATTGGTATTTATGTTAACCAAGAAAATCAATCCGTGCGGTTTCTAAAAGCTGAAGCTAAAGCTAATAGGGGCTTAAATCGAGATGTTCTAGGTAAGGCTAGAAAAGAGCTTGATAATGATGAAGGATTGCCAGCACCTCATGCTCTTGGTTTTGTTATCGATAGGCTCAAAGAAAGTGGTAACAATCAATTAGCTGATCTTATTGAAAAAATGCAGCTCGTAAATGGTATTAGAGAAAATCAAGTTGAACACTTACTTTTTACATTTACCGCTTCAGATCCTGCAACTCTTCAAAAGGAGGCTTTTGAGTCTTATGACGGCAATATAAAACAGACTTCCGTGGGATTTCGAGTTAATAATCACCAGGAACTTATCTCGAAAGTTTATCAAGGAGTGATGGATGGCCTCGACGGTTGA